The stretch of DNA AGCCAATGCGGCGATTCGACAGGTGATCTTGTGCATGGTACAAGACGGGCACTGGGATGAAGAACAACCTTTAACGATGACGCGGATTGAACCGACCCGCTATCAAGTGACGTTCAGTCCCACTGACGCCGGACTTTACTTTTACTATTTTTGCGTCGTCACTGATAACGATACAGTCTTTTATGGCTGTGTAGATGGCGGTTACGGAGGCCCAGGCGTCCAATATGCACGGCGTGAACAAGTCCAAATGTACCAGTTGACGATTCTGGCTGCTGTTGAGAAATTACCGCGTTGGTATCGTGAGGGCGTGGCCTATCAGATTTTTGTGGATCGTTTTTATAATGGCAATGCAGATGGGCACGTCAATGCGCCTAAACCGAATAGTTTTATTTATGGGCGAACGAGTGATCTGCCCATGTATATTCGCGGCGCAGATCAAGCTATTTTACGCTGGGATTTCTATGGTGGTAATTTGCGCGGGATTGAAGCCAAAATTCCGTATCTGAAAAAGTTAGGCGTCACGATCTTGTATCTAACGCCCATCTTTCAAGCAACGAGCAATCATCGTTATGATACCGGCGATTATTTGAAAATTGATCCCATTTTGGGTGATTTAGCTGATTTTGACCATTTAGTCCACGCCTTGCATCATGCGGGCATGCGGCTGATCTTAGACGGCGTCTTTAACCACGTTGGGGTGGAATCACGGTATTTTAATCGCAGTGGTCACTACGATACGGTGGGGGCCGCACAATCACGGACGAGCCCGTATTATCCTTGGTTCACCTTCACTAATTACCCGAGCGACTATGACAGTTGGTGGGGCGTTGGCGATCTACCAACGGTTGATAAAACCAATCAGAGTTATCGTGAGTTTATTTTTGGCTCCTCAGAGTCAGTGATTGATTATTGGACGGCTCGTGGTGTGGATGGTTGGCGGCTAGATGTCGCGGATGAGTTACCGGATGACTTTATTGCCGGTATTCGTCAAGCACTGGATCACTATGCGGATAAAGTATTAATCGGTGAAGTCTGGGAAGATGCTTCTCACAAGCTCGCTTATGGTCAACGCCGGCATTATTTAGAAGGTGGTGGGCTGCAAGCAGTGATGAATTATCCGTTACGGCAGTTAATTATCCATGTTTTAACGGGGACCATGGCGCCGGCTGATTGGTGGCGCGAGTTGATGACGCTGAAAGAAAACTACCCGCAAACGACGTTCCAGTTTAACTTTAATAATCTTGGTAGTCACGATACGCCGCGAATTTTGACGATGTTGCAGGACGACTTGGCGCGGTTACGCCTAGCATTCGGCATGCTACTGACATTGCCCGGCGTGCCTTGTCTCTATTATGGGGATGAAGCGAAGATGACTGGTGGCAAAGATCCCGACAATCGGGCGTTTTACCCGTGGGCGCGAGCTGATCAAGCTGAGATTCAAGTCGTTTCGCAATGGACTCATTGGCGACAGAATCATCCGTGGCTCAATACCGCAAATTTTGCGCCATTCTACTTGGCGGATTACGGCATTGGCTACGTGTATTGGCAAGGCCATGCTCAAGTGTTGGTGGTCATCAATGTCACGACGATGACCCAGCAAATGACTGCGGCCGACTGTGAACTTGAAGTGGTACCAGACCAACTCGCCACTGCGATCAAACAGCAGTTAGTTGGAAAAAAGTTGCCGGGCAGTCAGCTACAAGTTATTGAAAACTTTACTTGAAGTTTACATGAATGCGATAGTTCGGTATGACGGGGTTCGCTATATTATAACTGTACTTCTTAATCAGCACCCCGCGATTATGTCATTAAGAAGTATCCCCGTCGATCCTTAAGAGACGTAGAAAAAGCCATGACTTTCCTTGATTTAGTCATGGCTTTTTTGAGTTGTCTAGTTTTTCAGAAAACACCCCAATGTTTCAAACCCGATTTTCATGGTTAGTTAAGTTACGCGGTATAATGAGAACAGAGAGAACTAGTGCATTGTCATGATTTATGCTTAACTTGCCGCTTCGGTTGGTCTGGACTGATGCTGGAACGTGGTGGCCACGTTTGTGAGCCAAAAGGCGGTCTCACAAGCCGGGCTTTCTCTAAGCTGGAAATTCACCAGCCAAGAGAAATTTCACCACTGAGCATCATCCAGCCCGCCCTGCGCTAAATCAAAAAGTCTAATATCAATTGGCTTTCATAAAACACTATTTAATGTCGGAGTGGACCAGCGATATTTTTTTGGCGTATGAACACAACAATGTGCTGATGGTTCATGGAGATGAAGCATTGGCCAATTTAGTTTAGTGCTTCAGGCAATTTGAATAAGTATTAGGAGGTAATCGAGTGTATCAAGCAGTAGTATTTTTCGACCTTGATGGCACTTTGATGCGTGATGACAAAACAGTCGCACCAAGTAGTGTCGCGGCGATTAAACAATTAAAAGCCAATCAAGTTTTACCGGTCATTGCAACGGGTCGTAATGTGTTTGAAGTTGCCGATATTATGCGGCAAACGGGCATCGATTCGATTGTGAGTGCGAACGGGAGTTACGTGCAATATAAAGGAAAATTTTTAGCAGCACATGAGATGGATAAGGGCTTACTGGCCGATATTACCCACTATGCGAATCAGCATCAGGATGCGTTGGCATACTATAATAACGCCGGTTTTGCGTTGAGCCATCGCGATGCATTAACCGTGGCAAATTATCGTGGGTTACATCAGTATGCGCGTGTTCAACCGGATTTCTATCGGCGTCAACACATTAATTTCCTGCTGACGTTTGATCCGATTAGCGCCGAGAAGTATCAATGGCGTTATTATGGTCAATTAACGTTTGTCCGCAACAATCCGCGGGCTTTGGACACCATGATCTGGGGTGTTTCTAAAGCAACCGGGATTCATGATATTCTAGTCAATGCTGGTTTAACAGGCATTCCAACTTATGCTTTTGGGGATGCGGCTAACGATCTTGAAATGTTTCAGATGGTCGATAAGCCGGTTGCGATGGGAAATGGCTTAGCCAGCGTGAAACATTTAGCGGCGTACATTACTGCCGATAACATGCACGATGGTATTAAAAAAGGCTTAGCCCATTTTGATTTAATTTAAGCAAGTAAAAATCAATTTAATTGAAGATTGTAAAGCAGTCGCGATGACCTGATCCGAATTTTGGGTTCAGGGCATCGCGGCTTTTTATAAGACAAAACTTTGAGTGGCAATGTCAAAGTTGGTCACGATTGCTATAATTAAATAAAGGGGATGCCAGCATGAAATTAGTCGTTTTACGTGGAAATTCTGGTGCGGGAAAGACGACAACCGCGAAAGCCTTGTTACGAGCTTTAGGGCCGACAACGTTACTGCTCAGTCAGGATACCATTCGACGCGTCATTTTACAGGCGCCTGATCATGTGGGGACGCCGGCTATTCCACTCATGCAGGCGTTGATTGTTTGGGGACAAGCGCAACAATTTGAAACGATTCTGTTAGAAGGTATTTTGAAGAAGTCGGTTTATGGCCCCATGTTGGCGGATCTCAAACACCACTGGCAGTCACAAATGATCACTTGTTACTTTGAATTACCATTCGAAACGACTTTTAACCGCAATCAAACGAAGTCCGGCGCCTTTGATCGAGCGACTTTAGCCAGCTGGTGGCAGGCTGATGACTTGTTGGGGTATGAAGACCTCTGTTTTGATCAAACGGCTAGCCTTGAAACACAAGTCAATCAAATTACGATAGCCTTGACTAAAGCTTAAGTCTTGGGCGATATCAGCACGACAAAACGGGCCTGGAAAAATCCAGACCCGTTTTATCATGCTAATTACTGTAACTGAGCACTTAGTTCAGTGCTTTTTTGATATTGGCTAAGGTCAATTGTGCGGTTTCAGTGAAGTTGATCGTAGCGGCTGCGAGGACCTTAGGATCACCAATCCCGATTGAAGTTTCGCCCGCGCCATTGATTGATTGAACGCCCGCGGCAGCATCTTCGACCCCGATACATTGTGCTGGATCTAAGTTGAGAATTTCTGCACCTCGGCGGAAGATTTCTGGATCTGGCTTGCCGTGTTTCAAGCTAGCTGGGTCAACTGACTT from Lactiplantibacillus brownii encodes:
- a CDS encoding Cof-type HAD-IIB family hydrolase, which codes for MYQAVVFFDLDGTLMRDDKTVAPSSVAAIKQLKANQVLPVIATGRNVFEVADIMRQTGIDSIVSANGSYVQYKGKFLAAHEMDKGLLADITHYANQHQDALAYYNNAGFALSHRDALTVANYRGLHQYARVQPDFYRRQHINFLLTFDPISAEKYQWRYYGQLTFVRNNPRALDTMIWGVSKATGIHDILVNAGLTGIPTYAFGDAANDLEMFQMVDKPVAMGNGLASVKHLAAYITADNMHDGIKKGLAHFDLI
- a CDS encoding AAA family ATPase, translated to MKLVVLRGNSGAGKTTTAKALLRALGPTTLLLSQDTIRRVILQAPDHVGTPAIPLMQALIVWGQAQQFETILLEGILKKSVYGPMLADLKHHWQSQMITCYFELPFETTFNRNQTKSGAFDRATLASWWQADDLLGYEDLCFDQTASLETQVNQITIALTKA
- a CDS encoding glycoside hydrolase family 13 protein; the encoded protein is MQLDYDSFQHQYKTPFGAVTQHTPVHFSLAVKANAAIRQVILCMVQDGHWDEEQPLTMTRIEPTRYQVTFSPTDAGLYFYYFCVVTDNDTVFYGCVDGGYGGPGVQYARREQVQMYQLTILAAVEKLPRWYREGVAYQIFVDRFYNGNADGHVNAPKPNSFIYGRTSDLPMYIRGADQAILRWDFYGGNLRGIEAKIPYLKKLGVTILYLTPIFQATSNHRYDTGDYLKIDPILGDLADFDHLVHALHHAGMRLILDGVFNHVGVESRYFNRSGHYDTVGAAQSRTSPYYPWFTFTNYPSDYDSWWGVGDLPTVDKTNQSYREFIFGSSESVIDYWTARGVDGWRLDVADELPDDFIAGIRQALDHYADKVLIGEVWEDASHKLAYGQRRHYLEGGGLQAVMNYPLRQLIIHVLTGTMAPADWWRELMTLKENYPQTTFQFNFNNLGSHDTPRILTMLQDDLARLRLAFGMLLTLPGVPCLYYGDEAKMTGGKDPDNRAFYPWARADQAEIQVVSQWTHWRQNHPWLNTANFAPFYLADYGIGYVYWQGHAQVLVVINVTTMTQQMTAADCELEVVPDQLATAIKQQLVGKKLPGSQLQVIENFT